One Candidatus Nitrotoga arctica genomic window, GGTAGGTACCGGAATCGATCCGCCCTTGGTCTTGGCGGCTTGTATTAAACGCTGGGCTTCGGCTACAAGATCGGGTTCATATAGCGATTTACCGACGTTATAACCAGCTGCTTTAATGAAAGTATTGGCAATGCCGCCACCGACGATCAATTGATCCACGATGTGCGACAACGATTCCAATACGGTTAACTTGGATGAAACCTTAGAACCGCCGACGATGGCGATCAGCGGGTGAGCCGGGCTTTTCAATGCCTTGCCCAATGCCTCCAGTTCTGCTGCCAGTAGTGGGCCCGCGCATGCCACTGGTGCATACTTCGCCACACCGTGGGTGGAAGCCTGCGCGCGATGTGCGGTACCGAATGCATCCATTGCATAGATGTCGCACAGCTTAGCCATTTTTTGGGACAGCTCGTCGTTGTTTTTGCCTTCACCTTTATTGAAGCGCACGTTCTCAAATAGTACGACTTCGCCATCGGCGATGGTGAAGCCGCCGTCCAGCCAATCTTTAATTACCCGTATCTCTTTACCCAACAAGTCGGACAAACGCTTGGCTACAGGTTTTAGGGAATCGGCTTCGGAATATATACCTTCTTCAGGACGACCGAGGTGGGACATTAACATTACTTTGGCGCCTGCTTTCACGGCATGCTGGATGGTAGGCATGCTTGCCCGGATGCGAGTATCGTCGGTTATGGTACCGTCATCAGTTTGGGGAACATTCAAGTCTTCGCGGATCAGCAGACGTTTGCCCCTGAGATCCAAATCAGTCATTTTGATTACGGACAATTCTTTCTCCAATTAAGCATTCGAGGTGAAACGTAAGAAAAATACAAAAAGGTGAGAGAGTTCCTCACCTTGCGTGCATGTTTATTTAGCGATGACGCGAACCATCTCCAGAACCTTGCTGGAGTAGCCCCATTCGTTATCGTACCAAGAGACGACCTTAACAAAGGTGCCATCCAGAGACATACCAGCCTCTGCATCGAAAACAGAAGTGCAACTCTCGCCCCGGAAGTCGGTAGAAACCACTTTTTCGCCCGTATAGCCCAGTATCCCCTTCATTGAACCCTCGGATGCGGTCTTCATGGCGGCGCAGATTTCGGCGTAGGTCGCAGCCTTGTCCAGTTCCACGGTGAGGTCAACCACGGATACGTCAGAGGTGGGTACACGGAAAGCCATGCCGGTGAGTTTTTTATTCAGTTCGGGAATAACCACGCCCACGGCCTTGGCCGCACCAGTCGAAGACGGAATGATGTTTTCGAGAATGCCGCGACCACCACGCCAATCCTTGTTAGAAGGGCTATCCACGGTCTTCTGGGTGGCGGTGGCGGCGTGTATGGTGGTCATGAGTCCGCGCTTGATGCCCCAGGTGTCGTTTAGCACCTTGGCCACAGGGGCGAGGCAATTTGTAGTGCAGGAAGCGTTGGAGATAATCGTTTGGTTAGCATAGGTTTTGTCATTCACGCCGTACACAAACATGGGCGTGTCATCCTTGGACGGGGCAGACATGATGACTTTCTTGGCGCCAGCGGCAATGTGTTTTTCACAGGTTTCCTTAGTGAGGAAGAGACCGGTGGACTCGATGACTATATCAGCGCCCACTTCATTCCATTTCAGTTCGGCGGGATCTTTGATGGCAGTCAGGCGGATCTTGTGACCGTTGACGACCAAGGTATTGCCTTCAATGGAAATGCTGCCATCAAAGCGGCCATGCACGGAGTCGTAGCTCAACATGTAAGCCAAGTAGTCGGGTTCAAGCAGGTCGTTAATGCCTACGATCTCGATGTCCTTGAAATTTTTAACCGCTGCGCGGAACACCATACGGCCAATTCGACCAAACCCATTGATACCAACTTTGATTGTCATGTTTCTCTCCTGGTTTTATAACTAAAATTGTAATTCAGACAAATTTCTTCAGACTGTTCTGATGTTGTAGCTCAGCTAATCAAATATTTAAACTTTCAGCATCTTCACATGCTCTGCCACAAATAACCGGACGACAGGATAACCTTGAAGCGTGTCGCCAATCCTACCGCTGCAACGCTAAGTGCCCACTTCGACGGAAGGGAGCAGTATGCGAGCCTCGATGTTTGCACTAGCTACTACAGTTGCAACACTGAGACTGACTTGATATGGCCTTACGATGATCATCACAGCAAGGTTATGCGGACACTTTTTGCCTCTTCAAGCAAAGCTCATAGAGTCCGCTGTATCGCTACCAGAAATTTAAAGTATGCTTTTCATGGCTTTCACCACATTTTCAATGGTAAAGCCGAAGTGTTTGAACAATTCACCTGCCGGAGCAGATTCGCCAAAGGTATCCATGCCAATTACCGCACCGTCCAAACCAACATATTTGTACCAAAAACCTGTCACGCCAGCTTCGACAGCTACGCGTTTACTGCCCTTTGGTAACACGCTGTCCCTGTATGCCTGATCTTGACGATCAAATACATTCGTTGAAGGCATGGAAACTACTCGTACATTAATGCCGTCTTGGGCCAAGGCTTTTTGTGCATCCATGGCCAGACCCACCTCGGAGCCTGTCGCGATAATGAGCGCTTGTGGCTTGCCATTGGCGGCTTCCGATAACACATAACCACCCTTGCGGATGTTGGCGATTTGATCCGCATCGCGTTTTTGGAATGCCAAATTCTGGCGGCTGAAGATAAGGCTGCTCGGGCCAGTTTTGCGCTCAACCGCTGCAACCCATGACACGGCAGATTCCACCGTATCACAAGGACGCCAAACATCCATATTTGGAATATAGCGTAGCGTGGTGGTTTGTTCCACTGGCTGATGAGTTGGACCGTCTTCGCCTAGGCCGATGGAGTCATGCGTGTATACGAAAATCACGCGCTGTTTCATCAGCGCAGCCATGCGCAGTGCATTGCGTGCATATTCTGAGAACATCAGGAAAGTGCCGCCAAATGGTAGCAAACCGCCATGCAACGCTACGCCATTCATAATGGCTGACATGCCGAATTCGCGAACTCCGTAACTAATATAGTTACCTGTCGTTTTTCCATGAACGTGCTTGGCGCCCGTCCAATTGGTTAGGTTCGAACCGGTCAGATCCGCCGAGCCGCCAAGAAATTCAGGTAGTGCCGGCACTAGACCGTTAATCGCGTTCTGCGATGCCTTGCGCGAGGCAATGGTTTCTGCCTTTTCATTGGTCTTGGCGATCAAGTCCGCAGCATGCTGTGCCCAGTCTGCTGGCAAATCACCCTTCATTCGCCGCTCAAACTCAGCCGCTTCCTGGGGGAAAATCTTGCGGTATTCTGCAAATTTATTGTCCCACAATTTTTCCAAACCCTCACCCTTGGTACGCGCATTCCACGCTTGATAAACGTGTGCTGGAATTTCGAACGGCGGGTATTTCCAGCCTATGTATTCGCGCGTAGCAGCGATTTCCGCATCGCCCAATGCAGCGCCATGCACGTCATGCGTGCCAGCCTTATTGGGGGAGCCCGCGCCGATGATGGTTTTGCAGCAAATCAGTGTAGGCTTGTCGGTAACTTCTTTGGCAGCCTTGATGGCATCATCAATTGCTTCGGGATCATGGCCTTCCACATTGGCGATTACATGCCAACCATAAGACTCAAAGCGTTTGGCCGTATCGTCGGTAAACCAGGCTTCAACATGTCCATCAATCGAAATGCCGTTGTCGTCCCAGAAGGCAATCAACTTGCCGAGCCCCCAGGTACCGGCCAGTGCACAGGATTCATGCGAAATGCCTTCCATCATGCAGCCGTCGCCGAGGAAAACATAAGTATGGTGGTTAACGATTTCGTGGCCGGGCCGATTAAATTCATTTGCCAGCATTTTTTCCGCTAGGGCAAAACCTACCGCATTGGTAATGCCTTGACCCAGCGGGCCAGTAGTGGTTTCGACGCCAGCGGTGTAGCCATATTCTGGATGCCCTGGAGTCTGGGAGTGTAGCTGGCGGAAGCGCTTCAACTCATCAA contains:
- the tkt gene encoding transketolase, which encodes MAAARKVHPPKFNDTTGAIRALAMDAVQKANSGHPGAPMGMAEIAEALWIHHLRHNPANPKWADRDRFVFSNGHGSMLIYALLHLTGYDLPIDELKRFRQLHSQTPGHPEYGYTAGVETTTGPLGQGITNAVGFALAEKMLANEFNRPGHEIVNHHTYVFLGDGCMMEGISHESCALAGTWGLGKLIAFWDDNGISIDGHVEAWFTDDTAKRFESYGWHVIANVEGHDPEAIDDAIKAAKEVTDKPTLICCKTIIGAGSPNKAGTHDVHGAALGDAEIAATREYIGWKYPPFEIPAHVYQAWNARTKGEGLEKLWDNKFAEYRKIFPQEAAEFERRMKGDLPADWAQHAADLIAKTNEKAETIASRKASQNAINGLVPALPEFLGGSADLTGSNLTNWTGAKHVHGKTTGNYISYGVREFGMSAIMNGVALHGGLLPFGGTFLMFSEYARNALRMAALMKQRVIFVYTHDSIGLGEDGPTHQPVEQTTTLRYIPNMDVWRPCDTVESAVSWVAAVERKTGPSSLIFSRQNLAFQKRDADQIANIRKGGYVLSEAANGKPQALIIATGSEVGLAMDAQKALAQDGINVRVVSMPSTNVFDRQDQAYRDSVLPKGSKRVAVEAGVTGFWYKYVGLDGAVIGMDTFGESAPAGELFKHFGFTIENVVKAMKSIL
- a CDS encoding phosphoglycerate kinase, translated to MSVIKMTDLDLRGKRLLIREDLNVPQTDDGTITDDTRIRASMPTIQHAVKAGAKVMLMSHLGRPEEGIYSEADSLKPVAKRLSDLLGKEIRVIKDWLDGGFTIADGEVVLFENVRFNKGEGKNNDELSQKMAKLCDIYAMDAFGTAHRAQASTHGVAKYAPVACAGPLLAAELEALGKALKSPAHPLIAIVGGSKVSSKLTVLESLSHIVDQLIVGGGIANTFIKAAGYNVGKSLYEPDLVAEAQRLIQAAKTKGGSIPVPTDVVVGKKFDANEPAVVKKVADITDDDMIFDIGPETAQTYASYLKNAATIVWNGPVGVFEFDQFGAGTKTLGMAIAESPAFSIAGGGDTLAAIAKYKISDRVSYISTGGGAFLEFLEGKKLPAVEILEQRAAK
- the gap gene encoding type I glyceraldehyde-3-phosphate dehydrogenase: MTIKVGINGFGRIGRMVFRAAVKNFKDIEIVGINDLLEPDYLAYMLSYDSVHGRFDGSISIEGNTLVVNGHKIRLTAIKDPAELKWNEVGADIVIESTGLFLTKETCEKHIAAGAKKVIMSAPSKDDTPMFVYGVNDKTYANQTIISNASCTTNCLAPVAKVLNDTWGIKRGLMTTIHAATATQKTVDSPSNKDWRGGRGILENIIPSSTGAAKAVGVVIPELNKKLTGMAFRVPTSDVSVVDLTVELDKAATYAEICAAMKTASEGSMKGILGYTGEKVVSTDFRGESCTSVFDAEAGMSLDGTFVKVVSWYDNEWGYSSKVLEMVRVIAK